A genomic stretch from Arachis stenosperma cultivar V10309 chromosome 3, arast.V10309.gnm1.PFL2, whole genome shotgun sequence includes:
- the LOC130965449 gene encoding uncharacterized protein LOC130965449: MNLEGVGDEVRCRVFPVTLARPAIRWFNSLPQGSVARFSDISRTFLAQFTTRIAKVKHPINLLRVTQRSGEPTRKYLDRFHDECLEIDGLTDSVASLCLTNGLLNEDFRKHLTTKPVWTMQEIQSVAREYINDEEVSQVVAANKRQPSYNQPRQHGSGERQKEHARDGSPGKTSRLFSRIEKFTNYTPLTIPIVEVY, encoded by the coding sequence ATGAACTTGGAGGGAGTGGGCGACGAAGTGAGGTGCCGCGTGTTCCCGGTCACTCTGGCAAGACCGGCAATACGGTGGTTCAACAGCCTCCCGCAGGGCTCTGTTGCCAGGTTTTCGGATATTAGCCGCACTTTTCTGGCCCAATTTACTACCAGGATCGCAAAGGTAAAACACCCGATCAACTTACTCAGAGTGACTCAGAGATCCGGCGAGCCGACTAGAAAATACCTAGATCGGTTCCACGATGAGTGCTTGGAAATCGACGGGCTAACTGATTCAGTAGCCAGCCTATGTTTGACAAATGGACTCTTGAACGAGGACTTCAGGAAGCATCTCACCACGAAGCCGGTGTGGACGATGCAGGAAATCCAAAGCGTAGCTAGAGAATATATCAATGATGAAGAAGTCAGTCAAGTTGTGGCTGCCAATAAGAGACAGCCCTCCTACAATCAACCTCGACAGCACGGTAGCGGAGAAAGGCAGAAGGAGCACGCCAGAGACGGCAGTCCGGGCAAGACATCCAGGCTGTTCTCTCGGATCGAGAAGTTCACCAATTACACCCCCCTTACCATCCCCATCGTAGAAGTTTATTAG
- the LOC130968789 gene encoding cytochrome P450 81Q32-like, translating into MEEASNWLIPTSIFLLFFFLVSKYILQIHGKHKNLPPSPPSLPMIGHLHLIKQPLHQSFHNLTQKYGHMLFLKLGTRKVLVVSSPSAIEECFTKNDITFANRPTTLAAKLLNYGSRTIGFASYGDHWRSLRRLTTLELFSTNRLAMFESIREEEIRLLVKELFQECSKCGQTQKFKVELRPKFVEVSFNMLLRMISGKRYYGKDIDEEGKEFQILMKEFAALQASSINDFIPILEWIDFQGVKKKMVNLMKKVDSFLQKLLDEIQRNRSIRSDRNNNNGKLNLIEVMLDLQDKEPELYTYETMKGVILAILIAGSETSAITMEWAVSLLLNNPQTMKKLQHEIETHAGHDQLLNESNASKMKYLQNIITETLRIYPVAPLLIPHESSSDCNVCGYDIPKGTMVLANLWTLQRDPNLWADPTRFVPERFDDNGDGSKVCYNMIPFGVGRRACPGGVLAKHVMGHALGALFQCFEWEKIEDQVDMAEGIGFTLPKAQPLVAFCKPRQEMVKVLSNI; encoded by the exons ATGGAAGAAGCAAGTAACTGGCTGATACCTACTTCAATatttctcctcttcttctttcttgtttcTAAATACATTCTTCAAATCCATGGCAAACACAAAAACCTACCACCAAGTCCACCTTCTCTACCAATGATAGGTCACCTTCATCTCATAAAACAACCCTTACACCAAAGCTTTCACAACCTCACACAGAAATATGGCCACATGCTGTTCCTCAAACTCGGCACACGAAAAGTCCTTGTTGTCTCTTCACCTTCCGCCATTGAAGAATGTTTCACAAAGAATGATATCACTTTTGCAAACCGTCCCACCACACTTGCCGCCAAGCTTCTCAACTATGGTAGTAGGACGATAGGATTTGCTTCCTACGGCGACCACTGGCGCAGCCTCCGCCGTCTAACAACCTTGGAGCTCTTCTCTACCAATCGTCTTGCCATGTTTGAAAGCATTCGTGAGGAAGAGATTCGGTTATTGGTGAAGGAACTCTTTCAAGAGTGCAGCAAATGTGGTCAAACTCAAAAGTTTAAG GTAGAACTGAGGCCAAAATTTGTGGAAGTCTCTTTCAACATGTTGTTGAGGATGATATCTGGGAAAAGGTACTATGGCAAGGATATTGATGAAGAAGGTAAAGAGTTCCAAATTCTGATGAAGGAGTTCGCGGCACTTCAAGCTAGTAGCATCAATGACTTCATTCCAATACTGGAATGGATTGATTTTCAAGGCGTGAAAAAGAAGATGGTGAATTTGATGAAAAAGGTGGATAGCTTTCTTCAGAAACTACTTGATGAGATCCAAAGGAATAGGAGCATCAGAAGTGATAGGAACAATAATAATGGGAAACTGAATTTGATTGAAGTCATGTTGGACTTGCAAGATAAGGAACCTGAACTCTACACTTATGAAACAATGAAAGGAGTCATTCTG GCAATTCTGATAGCTGGGTCAGAAACTTCGGCTATTACAATGGAATGGGCAGTGTCGCTTCTCCTCAACAATCCACAAACAATGAAGAAGCTTCAACACGAGATAGAAACACACGCAGGCCATGATCAACTCTTGAATGAATCAAACGCTTCCAAAATGAAGTACCTGCAGAACATAATCACTGAGACACTTCGCATATACCCTGTGGCACCACTTCTCATACCTCACGAGTCTTCAAGTGATTGCAATGTTTGTGGTTATGACATACCGAAAGGGACAATGGTGCTTGCGAACTTGTGGACACTGCAGAGGGACCCTAACTTATGGGCTGATCCTACAAGATTTGTTCCAGAAAGATTTGATGATAATGGAGATGGTAGTAAAGTTTGTTACAATATGATTCCATTTGGTGTTGGAAGACGAGCTTGCCCTGGAGGTGTTTTGGCAAAACATGTTATGGGACACGCATTAGGAGCATTGTTTCAGTGTTTTGAATGGGAGAAAATTGAGGATCAAGTGGACATGGCAGAGGGAATAGGGTTTACATTGCCCAAAGCTCAACCTTTGGTTGCTTTTTGCAAGCCACGTCAAGAAATGGTTAAGGTTCTATCCAATATATAA
- the LOC130965450 gene encoding protein MAIN-LIKE 1-like, translating to MSGSGINVEENLNRLDEFHIYAHLHVKSAHVLTPHGTLVDVFSVDEANPSMEIRRQMLEPYLRRAGFYYASLIKRFEYDNPMISALVERWRPETHTFHLSGGECTITLEDVAMQVGLPIDGEPVSGTLRSWSKFHHRDIWQWCEELLGEVPNGHVGTTKYNTKLKWLRSRLQQMPLDSPEEALVRYARCYIMYLLGGILLPDKANNTVHVRYLPLLANYDAISTYSWGSAVLCWLYRGMYLATDYNVEEMSGCHTLLMSLIYFRLPFWAPDVTSPYTFPLATTWAGKRGKNDFPEQRLQRHRLRLDNLKVDEGCTYFVEGAYGISWSSTWDFNTAVVPLILFR from the exons atgagtgGAAGTGGAATTAATGTGGAGGAAAACCTTAATAGGTTGGATGAATTTCACATTTATGCTCATTTACATGTTAAG TCGGCACATGTGTTGACTCCGCATGGCACGCTGGTCGATGTTTTCTCTGTAGACGAAGCAAATCCGAGTATGGAGATTAGGAGGCAGATGCTTGAGCCGTACTTAAGAAGAGCCGGCTTCTATTATGCGTCTCTGATAAAGCGTTTTGAGTACGACAACCCAATGATtagtgctcttgtggagagatGGCGTCCTGAGACCCATACATTTCACCTTTCAGGGGGTGAGTGTACTATCACTTTGGAGGATGTTGCCATGCAGGTGGGGTTACCAATCGACGGTGAGCCGGTGAGTGGCACTCTAAGGTCATGGAGTAAGTTCCACCATAGGGATATTTGGCAATGGTGTGAGGAACTCCTTGGAGAAGTTCCTAACGGACATGTAGGGACCACGAAGTATAACACAAAACTGAAGTGGCTCAGGAGTAGACTACAACAGATGCCTCTTGACTCTCCCGAGGAGGCCCTCGTACGGTATGCACGTTGTTACATTATGTATTTATTGGGTGGCATTTTACTTCCTGACAAAGCGAACAACACGGTTCACGTACGTTATCTTCCTCTCCTGGCCAACTATGATGCCATTAGTACATATAGTTGGGGCAGTGCCGTGCTCTGTTGGTTGTATAGAGGCATGTACCTAGCGACTGATTACAACGTCGAGGAAATGTCTGGTTGTCATACACTGTTGATGTCTTTGATATACTTCAGGCTTCCTTTCTGGGCACCGGACGTGACGAGCCCATACACATTTCCGTTAGCTACAAC GTGGGCGGGCAAGAGAGGAAAGAATGACTTTCCCGAGCAACGCTTACAAAGGCACCGGCTTAGGTTGGACAATTTGAAGGTGGATGAG GGATGCACGTATTTTGTCGAGGGTGCTTACGGAATATCTTGGAGCTCCACATGGGATTTCAATACGGCGGTCGTGCCACTTATTCTGTTCCGCTAG
- the LOC130965451 gene encoding putative disease resistance protein RGA4: protein MDSNPSSNQPKPRAVPKKVIPPDTHETLPPRVGNISRDLADHIPIHSRKSFPAIRDRLGLSPRSPSDATMPFPSTTGPRSRKAVKLTQLKVNLDKHISPSASSPSFAIHSERSTTEQHLFTISSRQVEDQVFDSLLSDQVVVPYRLDPSVGVFRTLLYKINQSILKFSAKYARVFDGDIDNVPDYVKAFTLRLKNCFKLYGLPEKIEKLTSLKHFVFDILGRSGSMPHGIELKDLVDLTGSLCILNMENVSNFEEVREVDLSSKKLVGLYLRWTTSRECDAVKEEQILQYSQPSLDLEELEIASYGGFKLPNWFSDSSYVRLVDMKLYNCMNCECLLPIGKLPALRFLLIDGMDKLERIDEHFCRDGEDQQYHAFPKLEKLSIQYMRQLKEWTGVQNGDFPWLNKLQITFCPELHSLPVLSSLDSLKHLKLSCCPNIKYWREIAHVPNVFIDGEQITRTS, encoded by the exons ATGGACTCGAATCCCAGTTCTAATCAGCCGAAACCAAGAGCTGTTCCCAAGAAAGTTATTCCTCCTGACACACACGAGACTCTGCCTCCGCGGGTGGGGAACATTTCAAGGGATCTTGCGGATCATATTCCTATCCATTCAAGGAAATCCTTCCCCGCAATTCGAGATAGGCTTGGACTGTCTCCAAGATCACCATCTGATGCGACTATGCCGTTCCCTTCTACTACCGGACCGAGAAGTAGAAAGGCTGTGAAATTAACGCAGCTCAAAGTTAATCTGGACAAGCATATTTCTCCTTCAGCATCCTCTCCTTCGTTTGCAATTCACTCTGAAAGAAGCACCACTGAACAACAT CTCTTTACCATTTCTTCTAGACAGGTGGAGGATCAAGTGTTTGATTCATTGCTATCTGACCAAGTTGTTGTTCCTTATAGGTTAGATCCATCTGTGGGTGTTTTCCGCACTTTACTGTATAAAATTAACCAGTCCATATTAAAGTTTTCTGCAAAATATGCCAGAGTCTTTGATGGAGACATTGATAATGTCCCCGACTATGTTAAAGCATTT actctaaggttgaagaattgTTTTAAGCTATATGGGTTGCCcgaaaaaattgaaaagctCACCAGTTTAAAGCATTTTGTTTTTGACATTCTTGGACGATCGGGTTCTATGCCTCATGGGATAG AGCTGAAGGATTTGGTTGATCTGACTGGATCATTATGTATTTTAAACATGGAAAACGTCTCAAATTTTGAGGAAGTCCGGGAGGTTGATTTGAGTAGTAAGAAGTTGGTCGGTCTATACCTAAGGTGGACTACCTCAAGGGAATGTGATGCTGTCAAAGAAGAACAAATCCTTCAATATAGTCAACCTTCTTTGGATCTTGAAGAGTTAGAAATAGCAAGTTATGGAGGTTTTAAGCTTCCAAATTGGTTTTCTGATTCATCCTATGTCCGTCTAGTTGATATGAAACTTTATAATTGCATGAATTGTGAATGTCTTCTACCCATCGGTAAATTGCCGGCTCTTCGCTTTTTGCTTATCGACGGAATGGACAAGCTTGAAAGAATAGATGAACACTTTTGTCGGGATGGAGAAGATCAACAATATCATGCATTTCCAAAGTTGGAAAAACTGTCAATTCAATACATGCGTCAATTAAAAGAGTGGACAGGAGTACAAAATGGAGACTTTCCATGGTTGAATAAACTTCAGATAACATTTTGCCCTGAACTGCACTCACTTCCAGTGTTGTCTAGCCTCGATTCTCTTAAGCATTTGAAATTGAGTTGTTGTCCAAATATCAAGTACTGGAGAGAGATAGCTCATGTCCCCAATGTATTTATTGACGGTGAACAAATCACTCGTACATCTTAA
- the LOC130965452 gene encoding cytochrome P450 81C13-like, whose product MRTNGDEKEEGGDEDECNADSWVRNFGYYNEWAVSLLLKNPQTMKKLQHEIETHAGHDQLLNESNASKIKYLQNIITETLRIYPVAPLLLPHESSSDCNVCGYDIPKGTMLLVNLWTLQKDPNLWADPTRFVPERFDDNGDGSKVCYNMIPFGVGRRASPGESTRSQTINVTFFH is encoded by the exons ATGCGGACGAACGGCGACGAGAAGGAGGAAGGCGGCGACGAAGATGAGT GCAATGCTGATAGCTGGGTCAGAAACTTCGGCTACTACAATGAATGGGCAGTGTCGCTTCTCCTCAAAAATCCACAAACAATGAAGAAGCTTCAACACGAGATAGAAACACACGCAGGCCATGATCAACTCTTGAATGAATCAAACGCTTCCAAAATCAAGTACCTGCAGAACATAATCACTGAGACACTTCGCATATACCCCGTAGCACCACTTCTCTTACCTCACGAGTCTTCAAGTGATTGCAATGTTTGTGGTTATGACATACCGAAAGGGACAATGCTGCTTGTGAACCTGTGGACACTGCAGAAGGACCCTAACTTATGGGCTGATCCTACAAGATTTGTTCCAGAAAGATTTGATGATAACGGAGATGGTAGTAAAGTTTGTTATAATATGATTCCATTTGGTGTTGGAAGACGAGCTTCCCCTGGAGAAAGTACGAGGAGTCAAACCATTAATGTTACTTTTTTTCATTAG